In a single window of the Niabella ginsenosidivorans genome:
- a CDS encoding sigma-54-dependent transcriptional regulator, which yields MLLKDASILIVDDDPDVLTAARLLLKSQAKEVMTEKNPENLRSLFLKKDFDLVLMDMNFNSTINTGNEGLYWLRKIRELGSKASIIMITAYGDIDLAVRSLKEGASDFMLKPWQNDQLIQNVKDLLKKRTVKSVQQVNTSGSGLLGQSEAILDVLKKIEKIAPTDANILILGENGTGKDLAAHAIHQQSLRAGRPFIKTDVGSLTESLFESELFGHTKGAFTDAREERTGRFEAANGGTLFLDEIGNITLHQQARLLTVLQNRQVTKLGAHQPVPVDIRLICATNVPLEELADEKRFRKDLIYRINTVEIMLPPLRKRTGDIELLARHFVKQYGEKYFKPGLGLDKKSIEKLNQYHFPGNVRELQYAIERAVIMSDGESIQPADIVFSPIETRGAEITKTPDSINLNTLEKNAILLAIEKNKGNITKAAKELGLTRTALYRRLNKYDIE from the coding sequence ATGCTTTTAAAAGACGCTTCCATATTAATTGTTGATGATGATCCTGATGTATTAACAGCAGCCCGTTTGTTGCTGAAATCACAGGCAAAAGAAGTAATGACCGAAAAAAATCCTGAGAACCTGCGCTCCCTTTTTTTGAAGAAGGATTTTGACCTGGTGCTGATGGACATGAACTTCAACAGCACGATCAATACCGGTAACGAGGGGTTATACTGGCTGCGAAAAATAAGAGAGCTGGGCTCCAAAGCTTCGATCATTATGATCACGGCATACGGAGACATTGATCTTGCCGTACGGTCATTAAAAGAAGGCGCTTCGGATTTTATGCTGAAGCCCTGGCAGAACGATCAGCTCATTCAGAATGTAAAAGACCTGCTGAAAAAACGAACGGTAAAATCCGTACAGCAGGTAAACACCAGCGGTAGCGGATTGCTGGGCCAATCTGAAGCCATACTGGATGTGCTGAAAAAAATAGAAAAAATAGCGCCTACAGATGCAAATATCCTGATCCTGGGTGAGAATGGTACCGGCAAGGATCTTGCGGCGCATGCCATACACCAGCAATCATTAAGGGCTGGCAGGCCCTTTATCAAAACCGATGTAGGCTCTTTAACAGAAAGCCTTTTTGAAAGTGAACTGTTCGGGCACACCAAAGGCGCATTTACAGATGCGCGTGAAGAACGTACGGGGCGATTTGAGGCGGCAAACGGAGGTACTTTATTCCTGGATGAGATTGGCAATATCACACTGCATCAGCAGGCCCGTTTGTTAACAGTGTTGCAGAACAGGCAGGTTACCAAACTGGGGGCGCATCAACCTGTGCCGGTCGATATTCGCCTCATCTGCGCCACCAATGTACCCTTGGAAGAACTGGCAGATGAAAAACGTTTCAGAAAGGATTTGATTTACCGCATCAATACAGTAGAGATCATGCTGCCCCCGCTCAGGAAAAGAACGGGAGACATTGAGCTGCTGGCCAGGCATTTTGTAAAACAATATGGTGAAAAGTATTTTAAACCAGGTCTTGGGCTGGATAAAAAATCCATCGAAAAACTGAATCAGTATCATTTTCCCGGTAATGTGCGGGAACTGCAGTATGCTATTGAACGGGCGGTTATTATGAGCGATGGCGAAAGTATACAGCCGGCGGACATTGTTTTTTCACCTATTGAAACCAGGGGGGCAGAAATAACAAAAACGCCCGACTCCATCAACCTGAATACCCTGGAAAAAAATGCCATCCTCCTTGCTATTGAAAAGAACAAAGGGAACATTACAAAAGCCGCCAAAGAACTGGGCCTTACAAGAACAGCTCTTTACCGCAGGTTGAACAAATATGATATTGAGTAA
- a CDS encoding sensor histidine kinase, producing the protein MILSKKRRELVAGLLGLLVTTAAIAWCLLHRQWWGAIACALLWIYLFVLIINSAEKTDKIVLEFVEAVKYNDFSKSYNTAQSSGDMKKLLIGLNSITDRFKALNKERKAENIYLQTILETVGIGIISFDDNTGNINWMNESFKKITDIPYFRNIGALEKRNPDFLNLLLKLEPGQTEVFNFKKGMLDEKLLATAALFATNGKTDKLISLQNVKETLDENESIAWQKLLNVMTHEIMNSVAPISSLADTLKKQLEPGENEAPPVIEPEDLKLGLETIKKRSEGLQRFAITYRNLNKITKPVLKKVLASDIFDNLQNLMQPTLDQKSIELDVILKDPFLSIHVDTSLIEQVLINLMTNAIEAVRTSARPRIILSAFMDADKACIKVADNGMGVPPDIADQIFIPFFSTRKNGNGIGLSLCKQIMILHKGSIQMKSKEGEGTVFLLHF; encoded by the coding sequence ATGATATTGAGTAAAAAACGAAGGGAATTAGTGGCCGGGCTCTTAGGGCTGCTGGTTACCACGGCAGCTATTGCCTGGTGTTTGCTGCACCGGCAATGGTGGGGCGCCATAGCCTGCGCTCTTTTATGGATCTATCTGTTCGTTCTTATTATTAACAGTGCCGAAAAAACAGATAAAATCGTGCTGGAATTTGTAGAAGCGGTGAAGTATAATGATTTCAGCAAAAGCTACAATACCGCCCAGTCTTCCGGCGACATGAAAAAGCTTCTTATAGGGCTGAACTCGATCACGGACCGCTTTAAAGCGCTGAACAAGGAACGAAAAGCAGAGAACATTTATCTGCAGACCATTTTAGAAACGGTAGGCATCGGCATCATTTCTTTTGATGATAATACAGGGAATATTAACTGGATGAATGAATCCTTTAAAAAAATAACCGATATCCCCTACTTCAGAAATATCGGCGCACTGGAAAAAAGGAACCCCGATTTTTTGAACCTGCTGTTAAAGCTGGAGCCGGGTCAGACAGAGGTTTTTAATTTTAAAAAGGGAATGCTGGATGAAAAGCTGCTGGCTACCGCAGCGCTTTTTGCAACCAACGGGAAAACCGACAAATTAATATCGCTTCAGAATGTTAAGGAAACACTGGATGAAAATGAATCCATTGCCTGGCAGAAACTGCTCAACGTGATGACGCATGAGATCATGAATTCTGTTGCACCCATTTCATCACTTGCTGATACTTTAAAAAAACAACTGGAGCCAGGCGAAAATGAAGCCCCGCCGGTTATTGAGCCGGAAGACCTGAAACTGGGCCTGGAAACCATAAAGAAAAGAAGCGAAGGGCTGCAGCGCTTTGCCATCACTTACCGCAACCTGAATAAGATCACCAAACCGGTGCTGAAAAAAGTGCTGGCAAGCGATATATTTGACAACCTTCAAAACCTGATGCAGCCAACGCTGGATCAGAAAAGCATTGAACTGGATGTGATTTTAAAAGATCCGTTCTTAAGCATCCATGTTGATACCAGCCTGATAGAGCAGGTGCTCATTAACCTGATGACCAATGCCATTGAGGCAGTAAGAACCAGCGCCCGCCCGCGTATTATCCTGTCTGCATTTATGGATGCCGATAAGGCCTGCATAAAGGTAGCAGACAATGGTATGGGTGTTCCCCCGGATATTGCCGACCAGATCTTTATTCCCTTCTTCAGCACCCGTAAAAACGGTAACGGGATCGGGCTAAGCCTTTGCAAGCAGATAATGATCCTTCATAAAGGAAGCATCCAGATGAAAAGCAAGGAAGGGGAAGGCACTGTATTCCTGCTGCACTTTTAA
- a CDS encoding DUF4421 family protein, whose amino-acid sequence MFFCLTGVVLDIAAQDLRDSSFIRKYERSNVAEWNMGNYSAKFDFRGFGKRPSSFMLAANTNAYTGLYLNYKWVAVQYSWGIPGTELDRNVHLKHTSFSFRYNRPDMSFIPYYNYYNGLLLQRGKERREYDAFRDMRYYDAGLKFMYFTNTSKYSYKAGSSFAERQLRSAGGLIFAATPQWQRINWVNPSNALIKDSLTYKLLSSDPQWISMTLGAGYNYNFSIRNGRWIISPAVTAMAGALKEVNNDNPLKPVFELQAWMNAGYSGRIFYGYLNAYIQYEQTNLIVKKLNALGNGLSVTVGYRFHSLPKKILGIL is encoded by the coding sequence TTGTTTTTTTGTTTGACTGGGGTGGTGTTGGATATTGCTGCCCAGGACTTACGTGACAGCAGCTTTATAAGGAAATACGAACGGAGTAATGTGGCGGAATGGAACATGGGGAACTATTCCGCAAAGTTTGATTTCCGTGGATTTGGTAAGCGCCCCAGCAGCTTTATGCTTGCTGCAAACACCAATGCCTATACAGGGTTGTACCTGAATTATAAATGGGTGGCTGTTCAGTATTCGTGGGGAATACCAGGAACAGAGCTCGACAGGAATGTACATTTAAAACATACGTCGTTCTCATTCCGGTACAACCGTCCCGATATGAGTTTTATTCCCTATTATAATTATTATAACGGGTTACTTCTGCAGAGAGGAAAGGAGCGCCGGGAATATGATGCCTTCCGGGACATGCGTTATTATGACGCGGGGCTTAAATTCATGTATTTTACCAATACCAGTAAATATTCCTATAAAGCAGGTAGTTCTTTTGCTGAGCGGCAGCTGAGATCCGCCGGCGGCCTTATTTTTGCAGCAACCCCGCAATGGCAACGGATTAACTGGGTAAACCCCAGTAATGCCCTGATCAAAGATTCGCTTACCTATAAATTGCTATCATCAGATCCTCAATGGATCAGCATGACCCTGGGAGCCGGGTACAATTATAATTTTTCCATCCGGAACGGCCGGTGGATCATATCACCGGCTGTAACGGCTATGGCCGGGGCGCTGAAAGAAGTTAATAATGATAACCCATTAAAGCCCGTGTTTGAGCTACAGGCCTGGATGAACGCAGGCTACAGCGGCCGTATTTTTTATGGTTATCTGAATGCGTACATCCAGTACGAGCAAACCAACCTGATCGTTAAAAAATTAAATGCACTGGGCAATGGGCTGTCCGTTACGGTGGGGTACCGTTTTCATTCGCTTCCAAAAAAAATACTGGGTATCCTGTAA